CAGGCGGCCATGGGAGTGCGTGCCAGCCGGCGCTCCTGGTCGATACGCCATTGCAGGCGGCGCAGGCGGGCCTGGTGTTCATCGGGGACACTCTCGATATAGGCTTCGATGGCCGCCAGGCGCAGTTTCTCGAAGGCCGCCGGGTCTTTCTCGGCCAGCGCGACCCACTCGGCGAAGTCCTTCCCCGCGATATCTGTCGTTTTCATCCCGCTCACCCTCAAGTCTTGCCCCGGGCGGCCGATACATGGCGGTTCTGCCCGATCTCAGAGGTAAAGCTAGCACAGCAAAAGGGGGCTTGTCTTCGCGAATTAAAAGACGCGCTTCGGGACGCCGATTCCCATCATTTCCTTTGTACAATCAGCCAGTTACGTCACCAGCCTCCTGGGTGTCGGTTTTCTGGCGCCAGCAGACCCGACCAGCAGGATCAACAATCTGTCGCAAGCGGTCGAGACGTACCTCGCAGCGACCTCCGGACGTATCGAGCACCAGGTATTCGACACCATCGCGCACGCGCAGGTCCAGCAGCCGTCCCTCGCAGGCAGTCTCGCCGGCGTGCCCGAGCCAGTACACCCAACCGCGGAAGCTGTGCATCACCAACTGTTCCAGCTCACTGTGCACGGCGCAGGCGATGGGCCGATATCGGTCATTCGTCGTCACGTCGCACCTCCAGTCGCCAGTCATCGCCTTCCGGTCGCCACCACAGTTCGATGGGCCGACAGCAGACCGCACAGTCCTCGATATAGCGCTGCTCGCCGGCAGAGCGGTCCACCCACAGCTCCAGCGGCTCGCCGCAATAGGGACAGCAGATACTGGTCATCTCCAGGCCACTCATTCACCGACCTCGAACAGCAACAGCAGATCGTCGAGAAAACGCCGGCCCAGCGCGGTGGGGCGCAGCACGGCCGGATCGTCCTCCAGCAGCCCGCGGGCCCGCGCCTGCGCCAGCGGTGTCTCGATCACCGCCAGCGACAGGCCTGTGCGCTCGCGGAACAGGGTTGCAGGCACCCCCGAGTGGAGCCGCAGGGCGTTCATGAGGAACTCCAGAGGCAATTCATTTGCCGATAGTATGCGCTCACTTCCTGACGCCGCGGGGGCAGCCAGGTAATCGCGCGGATGGCGAGGGCGGCTGTAGCGCCGCACCCGGCCGTCGGGCGCGCTGAGCTTCCCGTGCGCGCCAGCGCCGATGCCCAGATAGTCACCGAAGGTCCAGTAATTGCGATTGTGCCGCGCCGCCCGCCCCGGGCGCGCATGCGCCGAGATCTCGTACTGGCGGAATCCGGCCCCGGCCAGCAGCGCCAGTCCGGCCTCCATGATGTCACCAACCGTATCGCCGTCGGGCAGCGCCGGCGGCCGGGCATGAAACAGGGTGTTGGGCTCGAGGGTGAGCTGGTACCAGGACAGGTGCTCGGGCGCCAGCGCCAGCACCGCGTCCAGGTCCGCCAGCGCGGCCTGCAGATCCTGTCCCGGCAGGCCGTACATGAGATCCAGGTTGAGGTTGTCGAAACCGGCCGCCCGCGCCCAGCCCACTGCCTGGCGGGCCTCGGCGGCATCGTGCACCCGGCCGAGCGCACGCAGACGCTGGTCGTCCAGGCTCTGCACCCCGATCGACAGGCGATTCACCCCCGCCGCCCGGTAGTCGGCGAACCGCGCCGCCTCGGCCGTGCCGGGATTGGCCTCCAGCGTGATCTCGGCAGCGTCCGTCAGATCCAGCCGCGCTGCGATCCCCTCCAGCAGCCGCCCGATCGCCGCTCCCGAGAACAGACTGGGCGTACCACCACCGATGAACACTGTCTCCACCGCACGACCCGCGACCCGCGGCGCCTGCACATCCAGATCGGCGAGCAGGGCATCGACAT
The sequence above is a segment of the endosymbiont of unidentified scaly snail isolate Monju genome. Coding sequences within it:
- the hemW gene encoding radical SAM family heme chaperone HemW produces the protein MIPPPLGLYVHIPWCLRKCPYCDFNSHAVSGEVPEAEYVDALLADLDVQAPRVAGRAVETVFIGGGTPSLFSGAAIGRLLEGIAARLDLTDAAEITLEANPGTAEAARFADYRAAGVNRLSIGVQSLDDQRLRALGRVHDAAEARQAVGWARAAGFDNLNLDLMYGLPGQDLQAALADLDAVLALAPEHLSWYQLTLEPNTLFHARPPALPDGDTVGDIMEAGLALLAGAGFRQYEISAHARPGRAARHNRNYWTFGDYLGIGAGAHGKLSAPDGRVRRYSRPRHPRDYLAAPAASGSERILSANELPLEFLMNALRLHSGVPATLFRERTGLSLAVIETPLAQARARGLLEDDPAVLRPTALGRRFLDDLLLLFEVGE
- a CDS encoding DUF3135 domain-containing protein, encoding MKTTDIAGKDFAEWVALAEKDPAAFEKLRLAAIEAYIESVPDEHQARLRRLQWRIDQERRLARTPMAACLRLSRMMWDSLLGRGGLRDRLDGLSGLLQGREVDGGRRAEVLSFARVAEQRGARY
- a CDS encoding transcriptional antiterminator, Rof, whose translation is MTTNDRYRPIACAVHSELEQLVMHSFRGWVYWLGHAGETACEGRLLDLRVRDGVEYLVLDTSGGRCEVRLDRLRQIVDPAGRVCWRQKTDTQEAGDVTG
- a CDS encoding CPXCG motif-containing cysteine-rich protein, which gives rise to MSGLEMTSICCPYCGEPLELWVDRSAGEQRYIEDCAVCCRPIELWWRPEGDDWRLEVRRDDE